DNA sequence from the Ovis canadensis isolate MfBH-ARS-UI-01 breed Bighorn chromosome 2, ARS-UI_OviCan_v2, whole genome shotgun sequence genome:
CATACTTTGAGGCTGATGTCTCTTAAACCTTTAACTCCATCCATTATCTCCCCTCCtccatttttttccaagaaaCCGGGTCATTTGTCCTTATTGAGTTTCTCAGAATCTGAATTTTGCTAAGCTTTTAGCATGTTCTTCAGTCCCCTGTATTTCCAGTAAAGGTGTAGAGACAAttagatttatattttattattttggcaaAACTAATTTGTAGGTGGTTTTAACACTTTTATCATGATGTATATACAatgttggacttccctagtggctcggatggtaaagaattgcctgcaatgtgggagacctgggtttgatctctggattgggaagatcccctggaggagggcattgcaacccactctagtattcgtgcctggagaatcccaaggacagaggagcctggcgggctacagtccatggggtcccaaagagacagatttgactgagtgactgagcagacacacagatacagtgGTGGTCTTTGTGATGGGTTTCTCAAACGTGGCactattgatatttttaataattagtttattttttaattggaggaaaattgctgtTATTGACATTTTGGACTGTAGAGATTCTTTATAGTAGGAGGCTGTCCTGGTGCACTGTagggatgtttagcagcatccctgtccTCGACCCACTGAATGTCAGTAGCAGTTCCTCCAGTTGTGATGACTAAAATGTCATTTAGACATTGTCCCCCTGGGGGCAAAATTGTTCCTGATTGAGAACTTTTCCTCATTAAACTACTTGTTACTCAGAGACATATTCATATgggaaaggcaaaaaataaaaataaaaaagcttgtttcccttttattttaCCAGCTTTTAAAGTAGTGAGTTGGTTCTCTAGCATCCTCCAACAGTGCCcaatgaggtgtttttttttgaaTCATCATAAACTCATAATTTAATACATATATGATGTGTCTTAATCACTggcaattaaaaaatgtttttgatttttaaactgtCCTATTTTGGCCACTGGACACATTCAAGTTGGCTTCTGAGTCCTTTTGACATGACTCTTAAGGTTTCTTGCTCTTtgatataataaaatgttttagtcTCATTTTGTGAATTGCTAGACTGGAGCTGCTATCAGTTATTTTTTCCAATGATTCATGATTCCTTTTCATTggaaatggtatttagaaacctcAATATGGGTAATTTTTGTGTGACCTTAGGAAGAGCAGTTAAATGGATATATTCATATCctattccttttaaaatagtCTCTTCCACTatctctttattttgaaaaaattccaAACATGCAGAAAAGCTGAAGGAATACACAGTGAACAtctgtatgtgcatgctaagttgcttcggtcgtgtctgactcttttctaccccatggactgtagcctgccaggttcctctgtccatggggattcttcggtcaagaatactggagtgtgttgccataccctcctccaggggaccttcccaacccagggatcaaacctgcgtctccagcaacttctgcattgcaagtggattctttaccgctgagccaccagggaagtctgaataaCTGTATACCCTCAGCTCAATTCAACAATTGttattttgttatgtttgttctGTCTCTCTCTGATAAAAAATTGTATGGTGTGGTATTTGATATAGTATGGTTATACTGTACTATTTAGTATGATTTTTTTATTGTACCATTTGAAAGTACATTGCAGGCATTATGACACTTCATTAGTGTTATCTTCTGAGGTAATTTTCTATGTAACCATAATACCATTATCCCATCTTGAATTACTTTCttcatttagtttcttttttttttgtggggttcGGGGGTGCACTTGCATGATCTTAGCCCCTcaaccaggggtagaacccaagCCCTTAGCAGTGAGAGCTCagaatcctaatcactggaccaccagggaattccccttcctttagttttttcattctcctatttTATTGGTTCCTTCTGGGGCTCTTTTgctgattctttttcattatgcatGATTCAGCTACCTTATCCTACTCAATGAGGTAGTAACATTAGcttaccattttatagatgagaatacTGGGGTCTGATGAAATGAATTTAGCCAGGGTCTGTATCTCTAGTGACTAGGATTTGAACTAGTGTTTtcgttttgttttatattatgatACCTTTGACtctaagtgaaagagaagttggaAGTGGCCTTAACAATAATGAAATCACTTCATAAGAAGGATGGTTAATTCTGAGACTCTACATTACCATCAAGGATCTAGGCCTTTCTATTCTACCATCCACCCTGGATGGATTAAGGCTTTATCTGGAGGTTAGCTTAGCTTTCCGCAAGATTTATGATTCCTGCCAAAGTTCCAACATCATATTCACAGAATTTCTCAAGGCAGGAAAAGACATTCCTTTTtgtccatctctctttctctaatttgttgtgcatcttttttaaGAGCAAAGAAACTTTCCCTAGGACCTTCCTTCATCCCAGCAGACTTGCCCTCATATTGTTCAGATTGCCACAAGCCCAAACCTAACCAGTCATTGGCAAGGGAAATGGGACCACTATGATGGGCTTAGACTAATCAAGACTCCCAAGACTCATTCCTATGGCTGGTTCTGAGCTTCCCTGAAGCTCCTGACTGCTTGGCAGAACAAAATTGAAGTCCTGTTAGGAAGAAGGGAGATGGGGATAGGGAATAGGTATGAAGTGTGCAACCAACAGTGTCTGTTACAGAATCCAGGTTgttagccttgacatacttctgcTATTCTAGGCTCTGCCTTCAGCTCCCTCCCTCACTCCAGCATACTTCCGGTGAGCCACGCCCCCTACAATTCTAGCTCTCATGACACATACCAAGGTTGTCCTTGGCAGAACAGTGAAGAACGTGAAATTTATTCTTTGGTGCCCAGTGCTCTTGTGCAAGCCGAAGAAGTCAGTGACACGTGCTTCGTCAGCCCTGGCACTGgcagtgggggcggggaggggaggagggcagaggttCTGCCTTCTGGAAAGGTAGCATCCCCCAGATCCCTTTTTCTTGGTCTGTACTTCTCTTAGAATCTGAATGGTTTTGGTAACAAATTCTAATTTGCCTCCTAGTTTTAACATTACCTTCATATCTCCTTCCCCTGAACTCCCACATTGAGGAAACCTGTATCCACTGAATTTACTAACCATTCACTGATCTCCCCTTTGTATTAGAAATTTAGAGATAATACTAAACAGttggaaaagaaattaagtttTAGAAGCTGTGTGCCAGGTGATGGGGTAAGTCTTTTCACACACActatctgtgttctttttttaaaaattaatttaattggaggctaattactttacaacattgtagtggtttttaccatacattgacatgaatcagccacgggtgtacatgtgttccccaacctgagcccccctcccacttccctccccatcccatccctcagggtcatcccagtgcaccaaccctgagcaccctgtctcatgcatcaaacctggactggcgatctatttcacatatgataatatacatgtttcagtgctattctctcaaatcatcccaccttcaccttctcccagagtccaaaagactgttctttacatctgtgtcttttgctctctcatagggtcatcattaccatctttctgaattccatatatatgtgttagtacactgtatcagtatttttctttctgactgactttactctgtataatagactccagtttcatccacctcattagaactgattcaaatgcattcttttttatggctgagtaatattccatcgtgtgtgtgtaccacagctttcttatccattcatctgctgatggacatctaggttgcttccatgtcctggctattgtcaaCAGTGCTGCGGTGACTGACTGTATTCTTAACAGCATCTTGGTAGGCTAGACTATTTTAGCTTTCCTGTTAAGAGTTTAGGGATTTTAGGTTCAGAGGGAGCCACATGCTTACAGTTAAAGGCCGCTAACTATTAGGAGCTCATGGCTGCCTGACCTCACACCCATGCCCTTTCCCCTACCCCACCACTCTGGCTTCATGGTTTTTATTGTTACAAAGCACGTTTGTATACATTAATCTGAGGCTCGCAACAGTGGCAGGGTGAGTAGTAGTACctgcattttataaatgaggataGGCTTCAGAGGTACTAAATGTCACTGCTTAGAGGTCTTTTGGTTCCTTTATCCCCTATCACCTCCCCTCTGGGCTTTCCTAGGAAATCACCTTCAACCAAGACTGAGAGAGAGGAGAATCCACATCTCCTCAGAGAGGTGCTCAGAGAGGGGCTTAGGAATGGCGCAATGGATCTATCAGGTTTTGCTCCCCTGCCTCCCACTCGAGGGCTTCCTTCCGTCCTGCAGCGGGGAGGCTGTCTGTACTCAgccttctccctgcccccaggtgGCAGGACTGCATTTGTTCAGAAGCAGACAGACCAGCGAGCCTCTGCTCTCCTGGTCTGCTGGTCTTGGCCCTGGCCGTCATCACACCAGGGCCCGCCCCCCTCTCCCCTCTGAGCCCCGCCTCCTGCCGCTGGCTCAGCCTCCCAGCCCTGGACACCGTCAGTACACACAGCCCAGAGGCTGAGCTCAAGGAGAAACAAAAGGAACTGCCAGGGTCCCCATGGCTATGGCCAGCACCTTCATACCAGGACTGAACCCCCAGAACCCTCATTATATCCCAGGGTAAGAGCATACCCGTTTGCTTCTGGGAGGAGGGGTAATAAGGATATAGAGTTGTGCCACCTCGGCCTTGGGGACCAAGTGGACATTGTGGTATGGGGGACTTATGGATGGGTTATCTATGATGTTGgatggaaaaggaaaagcaaaggaatagTAGGAACCAGGCCTGCTGTGAAGCTTTGTGTTGTACTCTCCATGGCAACAGGGTAACAGCCGAGGGGAAGGTTGAAAACCCAGACAGAGAACTAAGAAATGCCTGCTCCAAATATACACACAGCAGAGTCCAGCAATGATCAGGGCCTCAGCGGTCTCTGCTCCTCTGTCTGGGGATGGTGAGGCAGGGGGACTCTGGAGGTGAGCAGGTGAGACTTGTGCTGCAGGTACACTGGACACTGCCCACTACTTCGGTTCAGCATGGGCCAGACCTACGGAGAGATGACTGGGCAGCTACTTCGCGGCTCTCCTGGCCTCGCCTGGCCCCCCGCCCACCGCACACTTCTGCCTCCCATTCGGCCTCCAAGATCCCCCAAGCCTCGCAGGAGAAGCCTGCCTGTCAGGCGTGGACACGAAAGGCTCAGCTCCAGCATGGTCCCCGGGTACACAGGTTCGGATACGGGTATGAACAGGGTCCCCCATCCCAGAACACGGGCCCCACGCTCTAATGCATCTCCTTTGTCCCCTGCCCACCTAGGTTTTGTGCCACAGGCACAGTTCATCTTTGCCAAGAACTGCAGCCAGGTCTGGGCTGAGGCTCTGAATGGTTTTACTCAGTGGAGCGGAGGACAGGGGAGTCAGGAGCTGCCCAAAGAGGCCAAGGGAGAAAAAGACGTGGAGAAAGACCAAGAGCCAAAGCTGGGGGCAGAGCTGGAGGCAGAAAAGGAGCCGGAGCTGGGGCAGGAGGCGGAACAAGTGAGATGGAGAAGGATGAGGCAGAATCCAGTGGTGGGAGCGGGGAGCCCCTACCTCTGTGTGGCCAGGCCTGTAGTGGCCATGTGTAGGCTGGCTGTGGGTACAGGGCCAGACCACTAGCCCCACTTCCCTGGGAGCCCCATAACCCAGGGGCTGAATTTGTTTGCCGTTTCTCCTCTATCAATCTCCTCACAAGGCTTCGCCTTATTCCATGGATGACAGAGACCCTCGcaagttcttcatgtcaggtgagAGGATGTGGGCAATGACCAAAGGCTTGGGGATGTGCCCAGAAGGTACCGACTGAGTGTTCCCGCCCCCCAGGCTTCACTGGTTATGTGCCCCGTGCTCGCTTCCTCTTCGGCTCCAGCTTTCCTGTGCTCAGCAACCAGGCGCTGCAGGAGTTTGGAAAGATGAAGTCACCGGGCAGGTCCCAGAAGGATCCTAAGCATCTCCCCGCACTGTCCCGGACCTACCCTCAGCGCCTGGGCCTTTTACCTAAATACGGGGGCTATGTCCCAGGTGAGGATGGCCCAGGAGGGAGGCTTTGGGGACTGggatatttgtgtgtatgtgtatgtgtgtgtgagtgtgagtgagtgaTAGATGGAGGTGGTTTGGGGGATGGGAACTAGTAGATACAGGGAGGGGTCCTTGGATCATGAGGTTTGGCTTTATCACTGGCAGAAAAGGAACTGACATAGCTCCTAGTGGGGAGTGAGGACCAGAGTTTGGAGGATAACTTCTGGGTAACTGGCTGAGAAATAACTTTTCTGTGCCTCTGGCTACAGATGACAGACTCTTTCGGCCACACAGGGTATAAGTTCCAGTTCGGCCGCACGTATGGGCATCTCACCCAGGATGCTCTGGCTCTCAGCGCCCTCCAGAAGCAGCTCCTGGTGTAGGTACCTGGCATTTAAGTTCTCTCTTCCCTTGTCATCCTATCCCAGCCATCCTTTTGgaaagaagaaaggcaggttGGCAGGAGGAAGCACAAAGAGAGAACAGTTTGGAGGCCGAGCACCTTTTTTATTAATAggtgtaataaataaataaataaatacataaacagaaGCCTgggctcctcctccctccttgacCGCCAGGCACTGGCCACAGCCTATTTACAGCTGGGGGCTTAGGGAACTGGCCCCAATACTGTCACATAACCTCCTAACCACCTGGCTGAGGGAACCCTGCAAGTGGGCCTTCTGGTCACCTCCCTCCACAGGGAAGTACCTGTCTGCACCCATGGGAGGACTGGCCAGATTGGCTGGGGAGACTCTGGCAGCCCAGTGCTGcatcccttccctcctctcctgggGGAAGGTCCTGACGAGGTCACTGGGACAGGTAATGGGGAGTAATTAATACTGAGCACAGGGATATGTGGCCCCCAGCTCTCGGTCTACTCTGTGTAACCAGGCCAGACGGCTTGGGAAGCGCTCTTAGGCAATGAGCCTGGGGGCTGTGAGGGTCCCTGAGGCCGCCAGCATGCACAGGGCCTCAGTTCTGGCTGCTTCCAGGGCTTGGACTTGGAGTTGGGGTCAGAGTCACGTAGGCCAGGGGCACCAGGCCGGTGTCTGAGCCGCGGCTGCAGCGCAGCCAGTCCGCCCCGGCTGGCCCCAGCACCCGCAGGGTGTCTCCCTTGCGGAAGCTCAGCTGTCCAGGGCCTGTGGCCAGATGGTGGCACAGCGCCTTCACCTCACTGGGGAGACAACAAATGGAGGTCAGAGAAAGCCCATCCCGAGCCAGCCTCAGCCCCTCAACCCTCCGGTCTCCCCGTCTCACCATGGAGGCTTGGAAGGCAGGCCTGGAGAGGGTGGCTCCTGCAGACCGTCCTTGGGCTCTGGCTCCCGGCGGGCACCCACTGTTTGCGCCACGAGCTGGAACACAGACTTGTCCAGGCTGAGCCAGTCCGAGGGCAGCCTAGGGGACAGTGGCCAGGGCTCTGGCTCCATCTGTGCCAGTTTTAGAGCAGGCTCTCCACTCCCTAGTCCCCACCAGGGGCCACCTCTTACCTATTTGTGGGTCGGGCCTCCCGCTGAGCCTTCCGGGACCCAAAGAGGTGTCCCCACTTGATGCCCCCTGGTGAAGGTTCAGATGATCCTTCCTCATTTTCGGCTGTGGGGGCAGCAGACCCCTCCCTCTCCCGGCTCCGCCTCAGCTCCGCCAGTACAGAATCAGGGGGGCTCCCCATCCAGAAAGGCCAGCCCCTCTCCCGGCCGAGGGTCTCCTCAGGGGCAGGGCAGGCCTCCGCTCCCTCCACGACTCCCTCTCGGGGGGGTGGCCCCACGCCTCCTGCCCCTTTCTTTTTCTCGCTGCTGCTACCAGTGCTGCTACCTCGGGGGAACCTAGAGCCCTCGCTGGAGCCGTCGATGTAGACCTGGGAGCTCTGCATGAGCTGGTACCACCAGCCAGCCTGCCCACTTCGGGCCCACCTGCTGCGCCCTGAGCTCCCGGCCgcctctgtctccccctcttcctcctcctcttctccaccTTCTGGGGCACCCACACCCTTCACCCGCTCCCCAGGGGCCGCCCTGTCCACATCTCCGGGGCCGTCCTGGCCGCGGGAGCGGGCCAGCTGCAGGGTCGAGTGGGCGGACAATAGCAGGTCTTGGGACACTCGCAGCAATTCCttgtgctgccgctgctgctggccACTCTGCAGCAGCCGGTGTTGGAACAGCAGGTCTAGGCTGAAGGGCAGGAGGGCCAAGGgttggagcagcagcagcagctcctcgaAGAGGCCAGGGCACACTGTATGCGCTGCATTCAGAAAGCCCCACGGCTGGTAGTGGGTCTGGATGATATctgggggagaaagagagagggactgAGCCACATAGAGAAGCAGAGCCTGGCCTGGGGTGGGCCTGGGAAAGGCAAGCTGGGCAGAGCCATCGCATACTGCTGGGCAGGCTGTGTACTGCGCACTGAGCTGCACTGTGGTGTGAACAATGCCTCTGGAAGTTGTGCGGTGCACACGCTCCATCAGCTTAAGCAGCAACCTCGAGTTCAGAGGAGAAGCTCCTCGCCACCCTGACTTCCAGATTGCCTGAGTATCctcctggctcccaggctctaacaTAGCAGAGGCTGGGAAAGGACTCGGGTAGAAGCCCAAGCCTCAAGATGAAAGCTTGTGTGGTTCTCCTCCCCACCTCTAGATTCTGCAAAGACAGCAGTGCCACCGCCCCCTTTTGATCCTCCTAGGACTGGCCTGTATTGAGTTGGCAAGACAGAGCAGGGTTCTGAGTGTTACCTTCGTGGTTATAGAGGTGATTAAACCAGAACTCCAGGGACCGGATGCTGCAGGGAGAGAGGTGAAGAGTTGAGTCTTGTGCGGCTATAGCCAGACCGTGAGGTACAAAGGAGACAGATACGGGGGGTCAGACATACAGCAGAAGTACAGGTGAACATCTCCCTTCTATGTCAGGGCTAGTTTCACGTTACATGGTTCTAGAAACTCAGAGGGGATGCAGGCGGGGGTGATTCACAAGCCAATCACTTCTTAGAATGGAGTTGACTTGCCCATGACTGAAGAAGTCAGGGCAGCTACTGATGAGAGGACAGGGCAGCTCAGGGCCAGAGGGGATGACCCTGGCTCATACTCGAGAAAGAAGGATACTATGATATACGTGCCCAGGTGGACTGGGTCAAGCAGGACTCAGAAGCACTGCTGGAACTGAGAGATTCAGGGTTACAATACCCATGGAGACTGAGAACCAGATTAATTTCCAAATGAGCCAGATTACAGATTTATAAAAGCAGAAGCCTGTATTGGTGATCAGAGTCATGGGTCTGGTGGGAAGCCTGTGACCCACTAAGAGAGGCTGTAGCAAGGTGGGGAGAAAGTGGGCCTGAGCCTGGCCACAGATCCTGCAGATTCACCCTTTCTGACTCAGTCTAGGGCGCTGGCTCTTCAGAGGTGCTGGGgcccaggggagggggctggtgggctgcagattTCCACACACTCACTTGAGCAGGCCGAGGATGAAGGCGTTGAAGCGCATGGTGTGACTGGTGAGCTCTGGGAACTGGCTGACTTTGTTGTACAGGCCATGCAAAACCTTGGTGGATGGGCCTGGGAGGAAGCCAGAGTTGGAGGTCACCATCTTTGGAACCCTGAAAATTCAGTTTGGGCTTCTTCCCTTGCCACCAGCACTGACCTAGCTGTGTGGAGGCCTCCACCACACTCCACGGTGTGTTCTTACGTTGCCCAATGATGACGTCCAGCACAAAAGACTTGAGTCCGTCCTCCAACAAAGCCCGCACCGCAGGGCACAGGTACTTCAGAACCAGGTGGCCCACATTGGGGCTCACAGAACTGTTCCCCAGCTTTGCCTGTGGATGCAGCAGGGAAGTACAGGGAATTACCTGCAACCTGGGTCCTTTCTGACTGCCTTAGTCCTTACAGTACTTCTCTTGTGGTCCCCGTCCCTGAGGACCCAGCTCTGAGTTCTGGGGGCAGGAGAGCAAGGGACGGGGGCAGCACAGGATAGGTGACGGTCAGCAGGACGGAGCTCAGCTCTCCAGTCTCTCGCCTACCTTGACTCCGGGATCCCGGCTTGTGCCAAAATGGGCCACAATGAGGTCCACAGCAGTGTTGACAGCTTTCACCAGCCCTGCAAGTGAGAATTTGATGCACCAGGTCCCTAAGTGAGTCCCCAAGCAAGCTGGCTGGGAGTGGGCCCTCAGCGGGGAgggcccacacacacacatacacacacacacacacacacacacacacacactctctctctctctctctctctctctctctctctctctctctgtccctgcaTAGGTACCACAGGCCTTGGCTTCTTCCTGGTTTTGCTCAGTTCTCAAGTCCTTCCTGTTTTAACCTCTCTGCCAAGACCCACCCCAATGATTCCATTAAGACACTCAAAGTACTCACTTCCTTGCCCTTTTACTTCAAGCCTGGATCAGTCTAACTCTCCATCCTCTCCACTTTGAGAAACCAGGCTATTGGCTGCTGTTGGAGAAAGTCCAAAGCTGTTCACCTAGGGCCTGGGAAGGGCACTTCTTTGATGTGTGCCTTGCAGCACCCTCTGCTATGCCCTCAGGTTGCCATGCCAAATCTTTATCCCTCTTCTCAAGCCCTTGGT
Encoded proteins:
- the CIMIP2B gene encoding ciliary microtubule inner protein 2B isoform X2, encoding MAMASTFIPGLNPQNPHYIPGYTGHCPLLRFSMGQTYGEMTGQLLRGSPGLAWPPAHRTLLPPIRPPRSPKPRRRSLPVRRGHERLSSSMVPGYTGFVPQAQFIFAKNCSQVWAEALNGFTQWSGGQGSQELPKEAKGEKDVEKDQEPKLGAELEAEKEPELGQEAEQASPYSMDDRDPRKFFMSGFTGYVPRARFLFGSSFPVLSNQALQEFGKMKSPGRSQKDPKHLPALSRTYPQRLGLLPKYGGYVPGYKFQFGRTYGHLTQDALALSALQKQLLV
- the CIMIP2B gene encoding ciliary microtubule inner protein 2B isoform X1 gives rise to the protein MAMASTFIPGLNPQNPHYIPGYTGHCPLLRFSMGQTYGEMTGQLLRGSPGLAWPPAHRTLLPPIRPPRSPKPRRRSLPVRRGHERLSSSMVPGYTGSDTGMNRVPHPRTRAPRSNASPLSPAHLGFVPQAQFIFAKNCSQVWAEALNGFTQWSGGQGSQELPKEAKGEKDVEKDQEPKLGAELEAEKEPELGQEAEQASPYSMDDRDPRKFFMSGFTGYVPRARFLFGSSFPVLSNQALQEFGKMKSPGRSQKDPKHLPALSRTYPQRLGLLPKYGGYVPGYKFQFGRTYGHLTQDALALSALQKQLLV
- the RUSC2 gene encoding AP-4 complex accessory subunit RUSC2 isoform X4 encodes the protein MASRPSNANHLSPQALKWREYRRKNPLGPPGLSGSLDRRPQDARLARRNPIFEFPGSLGAAGHLNCRLNGQVVKPLPLTCPDFQDPFSLTEKPPAEFCLSPDGSSEAVSIDVLQKKGLVKAVNTAVDLIVAHFGTSRDPGVKAKLGNSSVSPNVGHLVLKYLCPAVRALLEDGLKSFVLDVIIGQRKNTPWSVVEASTQLGPSTKVLHGLYNKVSQFPELTSHTMRFNAFILGLLNIRSLEFWFNHLYNHEDIIQTHYQPWGFLNAAHTVCPGLFEELLLLLQPLALLPFSLDLLFQHRLLQSGQQQRQHKELLRVSQDLLLSAHSTLQLARSRGQDGPGDVDRAAPGERVKGVGAPEGGEEEEEEGETEAAGSSGRSRWARSGQAGWWYQLMQSSQVYIDGSSEGSRFPRGSSTGSSSEKKKGAGGVGPPPREGVVEGAEACPAPEETLGRERGWPFWMGSPPDSVLAELRRSREREGSAAPTAENEEGSSEPSPGGIKWGHLFGSRKAQREARPTNRLPSDWLSLDKSVFQLVAQTVGARREPEPKDGLQEPPSPGLPSKPPCEVKALCHHLATGPGQLSFRKGDTLRVLGPAGADWLRCSRGSDTGLVPLAYVTLTPTPSPSPGSSQN
- the RUSC2 gene encoding AP-4 complex accessory subunit RUSC2 isoform X3 — encoded protein: MEEAVAHSTVNYPYPTQLLQPRSCPSLTLPGGGAESRPVLRYSKEQRPTTLPIQPFVFQHHFPKQLAKARALHSLSQLYSLSGCNRAPQPAPAAAPAAQGPGPAPSGEPQVPTHRGARKARPEPETSRPSPLGSYSPIRSTGPFGPSTDSSASTSCSPLPEQATATESPPPWGLSCPPAVRPAVSQQPQKEDPKILTLAEYRLHGTGSLPPLGSWRSSLSRAESLVRGGGEGSMASRPSNANHLSPQALKWREYRRKNPLGPPGLSGSLDRRPQDARLARRNPIFEFPGSLGAAGHLNCRLNGQVVKPLPLTCPDFQDPFSLTEKPPAEFCLSPDGSSEAVSIDVLQKKGLVKAVNTAVDLIVAHFGTSRDPGVKAKLGNSSVSPNVGHLVLKYLCPAVRALLEDGLKSFVLDVIIGQRKNTPWSVVEASTQLGPSTKVLHGLYNKVSQFPELTSHTMRFNAFILGLLNIRSLEFWFNHLYNHEDIIQTHYQPWGFLNAAHTVCPGLFEELLLLLQPLALLPFSLDLLFQHRLLQSGQQQRQHKELLRVSQDLLLSAHSTLQLARSRGQDGPGDVDRAAPGERVKGVGAPEGGEEEEEEGETEAAGSSGRSRWARSGQAGWWYQLMQSSQVYIDGSSEGSRFPRGSSTGSSSEKKKGAGGVGPPPREGVVEGAEACPAPEETLGRERGWPFWMGSPPDSVLAELRRSREREGSAAPTAENEEGSSEPSPGGIKWGHLFGSRKAQREARPTNRLPSDWLSLDKSVFQLVAQTVGARREPEPKDGLQEPPSPGLPSKPPCEVKALCHHLATGPGQLSFRKGDTLRVLGPAGADWLRCSRGSDTGLVPLAYVTLTPTPSPSPGSSQN